A window of Sphingobium herbicidovorans contains these coding sequences:
- a CDS encoding FAD-dependent oxidoreductase — protein sequence MSETDVITKADVLVVGTGPAGGTMALALARLGVDVMVINKYPWTAPTPRAHITNQRTVEVLRDLGLAEEALALAAPNDLMGENTYCTSLAGEELGRLRTWGTQPHRRSDYELASPEQICDLPQNLLEPLLVGGAARQGARVRFSTEFLRCEQDSDGVTSWVRERDTGREYAIRSKYLIGADGANSRVVDQAGLPLEGKMGVSGSINIVFEADLSRFVAHRPSVLYWIFQPGSSVGGMGIGVVRMVRPWHKWLAIWGYEDVANPPKIDDEFAKGILYNLIGDDQVDIKIESFSTWTVNDMYATKLSAGRIFCMGDAVHRHPPTNGLGSNHSIQDAYNLAWKMALVLGGKAGSDLLDSYNAERAPVAEQTVTRANKSLGCFPPILEALGLFGTDDPEQMRRNMASIKDSTPEAADRRAALRTAIDGSDFVYNCHGVEMNQRYASNAVVGDGTAPPQYDRDPELFYQPTSFPGARLPHGWVARDGARVSTLALCGDGEFTLLTGLGGEAWVDAAAAASEQFGVPIRVHVIGPGRPIEDPHGDFARIREVGENGAILVRPDVYVGWRAEAVSADAAERLCSAMATILALPAETTSERADEMVV from the coding sequence GTGTCTGAGACGGACGTGATCACGAAGGCAGATGTATTGGTTGTCGGTACCGGCCCAGCCGGCGGAACGATGGCGTTGGCGCTCGCGAGGCTCGGCGTCGATGTCATGGTCATCAACAAATACCCCTGGACCGCACCGACGCCCCGGGCGCACATCACCAACCAGCGGACGGTCGAAGTCCTCCGCGACCTTGGTCTGGCCGAGGAAGCGCTCGCCCTGGCGGCGCCCAACGATCTCATGGGCGAGAACACCTATTGCACGAGTCTCGCCGGCGAGGAGCTCGGCAGGCTGCGCACATGGGGTACGCAGCCGCATCGGCGATCGGACTATGAACTCGCGAGCCCGGAGCAGATCTGCGACCTGCCGCAAAATCTGCTCGAGCCGCTGCTGGTTGGCGGCGCTGCCCGCCAGGGCGCGCGCGTGCGGTTCAGCACCGAGTTTTTGCGGTGCGAGCAGGACTCGGACGGCGTTACCTCTTGGGTGCGCGAACGCGATACCGGGCGCGAATATGCGATCCGCTCGAAATATCTGATCGGTGCGGACGGCGCCAACTCGCGCGTGGTCGATCAGGCGGGGCTGCCGCTCGAAGGGAAAATGGGCGTATCGGGTTCGATCAATATCGTTTTCGAAGCCGATCTTTCGCGCTTCGTCGCTCACCGCCCGAGCGTTCTGTACTGGATTTTCCAGCCCGGCTCGAGCGTGGGCGGGATGGGTATCGGGGTCGTCCGCATGGTGCGTCCTTGGCACAAGTGGCTCGCGATCTGGGGCTATGAAGATGTCGCCAATCCGCCGAAGATCGACGACGAGTTTGCCAAGGGCATCCTCTATAATCTCATTGGCGACGATCAGGTCGATATCAAGATCGAGAGCTTCTCGACCTGGACGGTCAACGACATGTATGCAACCAAACTGTCGGCGGGCCGGATCTTTTGCATGGGCGACGCCGTGCATCGCCACCCCCCGACCAACGGTCTCGGCTCCAACCACTCGATCCAGGATGCATATAATCTCGCGTGGAAAATGGCGTTGGTGCTGGGCGGCAAGGCGGGGTCGGACCTGCTCGACAGTTATAACGCCGAGCGGGCGCCGGTCGCGGAGCAGACGGTGACCCGTGCCAACAAGAGCCTTGGCTGTTTTCCGCCGATTCTCGAAGCGCTTGGACTGTTCGGTACCGACGATCCCGAACAAATGCGCCGCAACATGGCGTCGATCAAGGACTCGACCCCCGAGGCCGCCGATCGCCGCGCGGCATTGCGGACCGCGATCGATGGCTCCGACTTCGTCTATAATTGCCACGGTGTCGAGATGAACCAGCGCTACGCCTCCAATGCCGTGGTCGGCGATGGAACCGCGCCGCCGCAATATGATCGCGATCCCGAACTTTTCTACCAGCCCACCAGCTTTCCGGGCGCGCGGCTGCCCCACGGCTGGGTCGCGCGCGATGGAGCGCGGGTCTCGACGCTCGCGCTGTGCGGGGATGGTGAGTTCACCCTCCTGACCGGATTGGGCGGCGAGGCGTGGGTGGACGCGGCGGCTGCGGCATCGGAGCAATTTGGCGTGCCGATCCGGGTGCACGTCATCGGTCCCGGGCGGCCGATCGAAGATCCGCATGGCGATTTCGCCCGAATCCGCGAGGTCGGCGAAAATGGGGCAATCCTCGTCCGGCCGGATGTTTACGTCGGTTGGCGCGCGGAAGCTGTCTCGGCCGATGCCGCCGAACGGCTGTGCTCGGCGATGGCCACCATTCTCGCCTTGCCCGCCGAAACGACTTCGGAACGTGCGGACGAAATGGTCGTCTGA